The following is a genomic window from Theobroma cacao cultivar B97-61/B2 chromosome 10, Criollo_cocoa_genome_V2, whole genome shotgun sequence.
CCCAAGCGGTGGCCAGAACAAGCAAAATTTACAACCCCTCAAGTGCAAAGATACTAGATTCGAGAAAGAAAAATGCCCCACCCATTCCGGGAATCTTGTACCTCTATAAAACTCAATAGCAAGATGCTCCAAGTTTGTGTGAGGCTCCAGTTGTTCAAGTATTTCTCTATCATGCTTTGAATCATCATTAGTATGACAATCCTCACTCCATTTCAACTCCAACTCCCTAAGGTTAATCTTCTCCTTCAAATTGGCATCTTTGGCATCCTTTTGACAAACAACGTTTTGTAAATTTGAGATGGCAAGTCTTCCACGTAGATTCTTGAGCTTTCCCAACTCACTTATGCTTGAACCTTTTTGCTcacccaaaacaaaatctgTTAATGTTCGAAGATCTTTCAATTTATCCATTCCTGGTGGCATCCTTACTAACTTGGTACCCCTGATATCAAGATGATGCATGTTGATCAATCTTCCCATGTCTTCGGGCAACTCAACAAGCTTTGCGCATTGAAACAAGAGTAATGTTTGCAAATTATACAATGTAGTTAAAAAGTTTAGTAACCTTTCAATTGAAGTTTCAGATAGATCCAAATAACGCAgctgttttaattttctaatttcttCTGATAACTCATTGATATTATGATAATGAGCCAAAGAAAGCACTCGTAAGGATCTAAATTTTACGATCAAATCATCCATTATCACATTGGTAACATAACAATGCCCTGACCTTGACTTTAAAGTTAAGAATGTATGCAAACCTTTTGCTTTAGGTAAAGCTTCAAATTTTTGAAGTACATCGAATTCTTCTTGGATATTAGAGAAATAACGGgtctttttacttatttgacATGAAAGCCTATCATCACCGTCCAATCTACAAATGAATTCTCCAGATACAGATTTTGCTAAGTCACTAATTAAGTCATGCATGACAAAGCAAGGCTTATTCCCACTTAATTGTTGAAAAAATGACCTGGATGTTAAATCTTTGAAATACTCATTACCCCAATCCTCCATATTTACAACTTCTCTGGAATATGCTAAAAGATCTTCAGCCATCCATAACCGAATGAGTTCTTCCTTTCTGAATTCATAATCTTTAGGAAAAATTGAACAATAAGCAAAGCAGCGCTTTAAATGGGAAGGAAGataataataacttaatcTGAGTGCTGGAAGAATATCATCTGTTATGTCCCACAAACTGCTGGTTAATACTTTATTCCAATCCTCAACATCTGTTCTACAACGAAGAAGACCTCCAAGTGTTTTTGCCGCTAAAGGGAGGCCTTTGCATCTTTTGGCAATTGCTTCACCGATTTCCTTCAAATCTGGATGCATGCTTGGGCTTGTATTAGCAAATGCATGTTTTGCAAATAACAACCAACAATCCTCATCAGATAAGATATTAAGATGATAAGTTGGAACAGTCCTCACAATGGATGCCACGTTTTCACCACGCGTTGTTACAACAATCTTGCTGTTTTTCGCCCCAGAATTGAAAGGACTTCTCAACTCTTCCCAATCAACATATTTCTCGTTCCAAACATCGTCCAAAACAAATAGAAACTTCTTTCCCAACAGCTTCTCCTTGAGTTTAAGCTGAAGCTGATTTAGGTTCTGACTAGCATCACCGTTAGAAGTGATTTCTTC
Proteins encoded in this region:
- the LOC108660476 gene encoding putative disease resistance RPP13-like protein 1 encodes the protein MALVGEAFLTASIELLVERIASPDVLNLFKGKKLEDGLLKKLKPALMSVKAVLDDAENKQITNPNVRSWIDELKDAVYDAEDLLDEIATEALRSRLESEDQTSIAKQVRSLFSSLNPFNSGMGSKLEEILETLERLVNQKDILGLKESRGEKSIQRPPATSLVDESGVYGRHDEKEVIMELLNPEYASANQIDVIPIVGMGGVGKTTLAQLIYNDKRVAEWFDVKAWVCVSEEFDALRVTKTILEEITSNGDASQNLNQLQLKLKEKLLGKKFLFVLDDVWNEKYVDWEELRSPFNSGAKNSKIVVTTRGENVASIVRTVPTYHLNILSDEDCWLLFAKHAFANTSPSMHPDLKEIGEAIAKRCKGLPLAAKTLGGLLRCRTDVEDWNKVLTSSLWDITDDILPALRLSYYYLPSHLKRCFAYCSIFPKDYEFRKEELIRLWMAEDLLAYSREVVNMEDWGNEYFKDLTSRSFFQQLSGNKPCFVMHDLISDLAKSVSGEFICRLDGDDRLSCQISKKTRYFSNIQEEFDVLQKFEALPKAKGLHTFLTLKSRSGHCYVTNVIMDDLIVKFRSLRVLSLAHYHNINELSEEIRKLKQLRYLDLSETSIERLLNFLTTLYNLQTLLLFQCAKLVELPEDMGRLINMHHLDIRGTKLVRMPPGMDKLKDLRTLTDFVLGEQKGSSISELGKLKNLRGRLAISNLQNVVCQKDAKDANLKEKINLRELELKWSEDCHTNDDSKHDREILEQLEPHTNLEHLAIEFYRGTRFPEWVGHFSFSNLVSLHLRGCKFCLFWPPLGRLSSLKSLSISGFSEVVTVDDEFYGQGDASSKPFGSLEILSFTDMSEWEEWFCLNDGAFRLLQELYIKDCPKLTKSLPKHLPSLLKLTIKRCGKLGALLPRALSMSQLDLEECDALQLQPLPCGLRNLTMSCLNINDSHINDSILEQMVRHSTHLERLEIFDCDGLKSLPEGSLPTTLKELQIIHCNALDFSKILLCTSLERLNISYLSNHPLESFSIESLPKLNSLQIW